CCGGCCTGGGCcccgccagcccctgccccgccgccgccccgccccccgcggCCGGGCCCTTCCTCTACCGCCAGCAGGTGACGCAGGAGCAGGAGGGATTCGCCGACGGCTTCGTCAAGGCCCTGGCCGACCTGCACAAGCAGAACCAGCTGCTGGGGGCGCCGCTCTCCCCAGNNNNNNNNNNNNNNNNNNNNNNNNNNNNNCCGTCTACACCACCCCCGGCAGCTGCCACCCGGCCGGGCCGCCCAGCCCCGCGGGCGGCGcccactcccccgccccgccgggcctgcccttccccgcccccgcccccggcccgcCGGGGCTGGGCGGCGGCCGCCTGCCCGCTCCCGGCGCCGCCAGGGCCCTGGAGGAGCCGCAGACCGTGCCCGAGGCGCCCCCGCCGGGCGAGGCCGGCAGCAGCGCCCCGACGCCGCCGTCGCTGTCGCCGCTGGACGCGGAGAGCCAGGAGCGGCTGAAGGCCGAGCGGAAGCGGCTGCGGAACCGCATCGCGGCCTCCAAGTGCCGGCGGCGGAAGCTGGAGCGGATCGCGCGGCTGGAGGAGAAGGTGAAGGCGCTGAAGGGGCAGAACGCGGAGCTGGCCGCCACCGCCAGCCTGCTGCGGGCCCAGGTCACCCAGCTGCAGGGCCGCGTCCGCAGCCACCTCTCCAGCGGCTGCCACCTCAGCGCCGCCGGCCCGCCCGCCCCGCCGCCCGAGGGCCCCGCCGAGCCCGCCGCGCCGGAGACCAGCGCCGCTGAAGCCGCGGGCCGGAGCGGGGCAGACACTGCCCGGGAGACGGGCCCGGGACCGCGCCATCGGCGCTGCTCGGAGACGGACAGCGGGGCCGGGCGAGTCTCGCGTCCGcctgtcccccagccccgccgGGCGCTGTGCCGGGGAGGCGCCGCGGCGGCGAAGGAAAGAACTTCGCGTTTCCAGAGTCGGCTTCAAACCGTCCGGAGTCGGCGGGGGATTTGATTGTGAGGGCAGCCCTAGGGCCTAGCGGGGGGGAAGTAGGGAGTCAAAGGTTAGAGATTATTGACCAATAGAGAATTTTAACTGAAGGTCCGTCTTTATTTATTGATGCCTGGGAAGGAAGCACAGTACAGAAGTTGGGTATTCAATGTCTTGTCAGGTCTATTTATGTGGCAGTGAGTACAAAAGATTTTTATATTGGGTATTTAACTTTTAAAGCTGACTTCAAGAGAAATTCCTACACTTCAAAGTGAAGGGGGTTTGAGGGTTGTTTTCCAAAGTTCCCGTGAAGAACTTGAGAGAGCTGTAACGAGTTCAGAACTAAAATAACCCCCGTTTACAGAAAGTCAACTTTATTTTTCTGCAAAAGGCATAATTCCTAATACACCTTAATATAGTGTGTAGTGATGGTTCAATATGTCTATTCAGAGCTTGAAAAGAAgctaaaattatacattttttttaaaaaaagtgtgtgtgtgtatataaaaccaAATGTGGCAATGGTATTTCTTGGTattgaaaggaatttttttttaaagattgttttGCTGCAGAGTAGCTTTTAATTTGCAGCTGGCAATTAAGACCTGCAAGTAAAGCACTTGAATGGGTCTGGTTTTAAAATCTAGCCTTAGCTGATAGCGATTCTGCCAGGTAACAGGTTAGAATGAACCATATTTAATTACAGATTCAACTGTAAGAAAATACTGTTATAGCTCATAAGCTCCATATTATTTCTTGTGCTAGTGCGAACTTGGAGCGTtggtatatatatttatttattgaaacttGAAACTTTTTGGATGTCACCTAAACCTTATTTTTATAGCAAACGCATACTAGTGGAAGAAATTAATTTGGCAGAAGAGCGTCATTTATGCCTTTTCTTTCACTGTGCACATTCCAGTTCTGCTTGCTCTTTATGGGGTATAGTAGCAATTCAATGCTACCCAGAAAAGGGCTCAGATTTGTTTTTTAGCTCTAACAGTTATTATGGTAACTCCATTGTATTATGTTTGAATAAATCATAGAAACATAATGGAGAACTAGATTTATTTTTTCAGAAGAAATatgtaaataatattttcttgTTCTATTTTATTCTAAAGACATTTTTCTAGTTGCCTAGGGAGGGGAAGAGTCAAAAGTCAGAATGTGAGATGAGTTTCTGGGCGGAAGAGTCcggtgtgatttatttatttttgcctagAATTTACTAATAAGGGATAGAAAAGGAACGGTTTTCTCTGCTTAGACTTAATCCTTGCTTTTTGGGATTCTCTGGATAAATAGCAAAGACCATGTTATGGGCCGATTTGCTTTTTTACGACCCTTTGATATGCATGTTctgagcacttctgcaaatcaagtTTTATTCAGTCTTGTGTCTCGGTACAATTAAATGTTCACTTTCAGCACGAACTCTTAAGGTTCACTCAACAAGAAACCCTGTcttcacttaggccctgatcctggatcTGCCCATACTCcaaaccactgaagtcagtggggttcagCATGAGCAGATCCAGTTGCAGAATGGGGCCCAGCATagtcttttaaaatatcttaactAATATAGTTTGTTTTATAAGCATGATCAATTAAACCAATTCCGTAACTGTTTTATATCATCCATGTCCTCTTCTGAAAGCTACTTCAGCTATGCTTTCAAAGGCATGAAGGGGAATTGATATGCATACAATGTTTTTTACTTGTAAAGAGACTTGTGAGCGGGTTCATTTAAAACAGCATAGCTGGAAATGTAAATTGTGTGAGGCTTCCCCGTGTCAGACCTGGGACACACTTACCACAGATGAGTTCAATGAGTCGTGGAGATGCAAACCACgttaatcatttaaaaactgaGTAAAGTTATAGCATAGCTAGAGCCAAAATGAATGATTTCAATGATAGTCTAAAACTCCCTTCTTCTGTCCTAAGAATTGTGTATTAGAAATACTAGTGAACAAATGCAATGCCGCTTAATTCTTACGAAGTAAATACAACGTAAAGATCTTTTGCTAAGCGTTCAGTCAGTTTCACCACACTAATAGAATTCAACCAGTAATAATGGGCCATATCTggcaaatgtgtttaaaaatgaacCAGTGCTTAGTACATGGAAAAACTGTGTTTGCAAAGTTGATGGTGCAGAAGTAGAGAATCAATTAATTTTTCACACTTAAACACAAGCTTTACATAATGAGGGAAGGAGGTAACCCTACTTAATAAACAAATTTGCATTGAGTGCTCTGcactggcaatgttcctacttcaTGGAAAATATACTAAGTATTTTGATGATACAGCACAGTGGTCAACTCCTGTAATTTCAAATGAAAGTGGGGGAGGTGGTTGAAGACTTTCTAGTAGTACCTGAGGAAAAGGTTGAAAAACACCTGACACTTGCTGCAATCTAGTCCATTTTGTAGGTGCTCTTTGCTCAACAGAAGTATTTAAAGTTATAGCTTTAAATAAAGGCACTGTCCATCATTTCCAATAGGGATAATTCACCAATATCTAGAGAAGGGGATGAGCTCCATGAAGAGAAATCACCACAACCTTGCTTccaaaatggtggcagaattatAATATGGGGCCAGTGAGGAGCATAGCACTATGAGGGCTACAAAAATCACTTGGTTTCTCCAGTGATACCTCCTCAATTTGTGGAGCTACATGGCACGTTATTCTCACCAAAGTCTTATCCGACCTCATCTTGAATGTCTGCAGTGTTGTTTTTATGACTACTTTCTTAAGTCTGTTCTACCATTCTTTTTAGCTTGTAATATTAAGTCTAAGCTTTCTTTACTTCAGTCCATTGTTGCTTGTCGGaccatcttttaaaatattataataccCTGTTTATTTCCCTCAGTCTTTTATGTCATCTGAtccttgtatcatttttgttgctttttgtaTTTCTCCTAGTTTTTCTTCATTGTTCCTGAATTTTCAGGAACAATAAAGTACACAACAAATGCACCAAGTGTGGTCTCATTAGGCCATTTTAGACCCTGATAtctggtaaaattttcaaaaccacttaAGTGACTTGGATACTTAcatcctgttttcaaaagtgacaggcacttagaagcctaacTCTCATTAAAAGTCGACTTTTAATGAGACTTTAGGactttgaacattttacccatcCTCGTAGACTTATATCTGATCTCTTCACTCATTCCTGATGCTGACTGTTCAAGCAAAAGATTCTCATATCTGCAATTTATCATCACTACCAGTCAGTCTTGCACTGTTTTCCAGACAGGTCCAATCTCTCGTGGTCACTCTACCTGTGTGTTACTATTTTGTGTTTCTTATCAGCAAAGTTGATTGCAGTTGAATTGAAACCTTCCTTTAGAtctagaatataaaaatattactctGTGCTAAAAAGCATTGGTCCATAGTATTTAATTGGTACTTATCTTTGGAATGTCTTTGTGTCTAGGTGCTAcaggaaggtggtggtggttcACTAGATGACATTTATTCTTCTGATTTAGTGTTAAACCCAACATCCCATGGATGGtgggaggagtacttgtggttaGGAATTCCTATTGAATCCTCCTCTCCTCGGGCACTGGGGTGGGAGCTATGGGCAACTGATCTACTGCCCATGCTGACTTGGAGTATGGAAAACATGTTCTGCTGCTAGTAATTTGTGGTTCCATCCTAGAAGAGCTGTTTAATTCACTCCTCGCTCAGAATGTGTAGTGACATCGCCCAATTTCATCAGCTGGCCTGACCCATCAGCATGGTGGTTACAGGATTCCTGTAATGGGTTTTTCCCCTCCGCTTCTGGATATAAACTGCGTCAAGCTCAGATGTGGAATCCAAACACCATTGGTAttctaataaatgtgttttgttcTAGTTCTGTTTCCCCTGTTCTTtagttaaaaaggaaaagagtgaCAAGACTAACTGAATTGTGATGTTGGTAAATAAGTAGATGGCACTCTTCTCTCTTAGTTCAGTACTGAACTAATGTCACAGTGCATTGTTGGGATGCGCTGTTCTGTTGGAGGTCCTATCTGCCAGAAGAGGCATAAAGACAATGTCCTGAGTGGAACTTATAATTTAGGTGGCATAGATATGGTGCTCCTAGTTAGGCCAACCAAACCTCTGGTGTAGACGCAACCAGGCTaatggaagaatccttctgtcagcctagctTCCCTCACTCAGGGAGGTAGAGTTCGGACCTAGAGCATCAGGAAAAACCCCTTTCAGTGCTGTAGGCTCCATCTACACTATGGGTTATGCCAGCTTCAGGGCCGTAGCTATGCCGCACTGTAGTCCCTGTTGTGTAGCTATGGCCTATGTCAGTAAAGATCTCATGGCACTTTCCCCAGAGTATGGGGTGTCTTGTCAAGGCACAGATGTCGAATTACAGCTTGAGCAATTACATTCTGCATACCTAAAATTCCTACTCCATTTTCAATGATACAGACTATCCTGTCATATACCAACAGTGACTAGAGAAGAGCAATGCTACAGCAGCTCTCATTTCACCTctgtggtggctgcatttgagtgtTTGGATGGAGTAGTCTCTAAATATCACTTTTATATCTTGGATTAAATGATCCTGTCTCATCGTAAAATGCTGTTTGAATAGGTCCCAATATTAAACCCTGAATTATCCTACATGATATGATTGTCAACATAGCAATCTTGCTATGAACGGCTACTTCTCTTATTTGGCAACCAATTTCTAATCTGTGGTGTGGGATTTTTAACTAATGGTATTTATTCATTTATCCTATAAGATTATTCTGGCCACTGATATTCAAATATACATTACATCTCCTTTATGTCCTATTCATTAGTCACACTGCAGATGGTAGTTGGATTGCCATGACGTAACTAAATTTTATATATTGATTCCTACCTGAATGTATTGTATGGATGCCTGGCTAATAAGCCAACTGTTTCTTGGTTTTTACTTCATATTCTTAAAGTAAAGTGACAAATTAATTTTTTCTTGAAGGTTATTTTCAGAGTTCCTGAAActtcctggggagggggagggagaagtacCAAAAAATAATTACATACAATTACATAAAATAATTATAGTGAAAATGCTAGAGACAGTAGTTGGAGGGGTAAACAAAGATGATGAAAAAAGTATTACATAATTATTGTTTGTAATACTTTTTTCATCATCTCTGTTTACCCCTCCAACTACTGTTTCTAGCAATTTCACTGTTTCCTTCACAGGGTTCTCTGATTTCCTTCCTCTTATCCCTTTTTCATTGATGTGAAGTACACATTTGACAAATACTCTATTTGTGTTCTAACATTGCCATTTTCCCCAGTATTTTTATTTGGTTAAATAGTGATGTGACCAAGAACAAAATCACCTGGCTTTTACTCTCCTTCTTGGTGATCAGATTCTGTTTGTTGTCAGCGTTGAGCACAGTGACTTTATAGGCTATTCAGATATACAGAATCTGGCAGGCAGCCTCCCTTATGAAAACATGTAGGAAGATGAGCAAGGGAAAGTGAAGTCTTGACCGGGCAGCTTTCAGTGTGTGAAGATAAACCTGCAAATTCTGATTGCAAAGCCCCAATCTCTTGCTGCAATGCAACCTTGGGTACAATAAGTCCTAATTCTGTGGTACTAATTACATGACAACTACTCCTGTGATTCACTGAAGAAACTTCCCGAGTTGAATTAAATCTTCTCGAAACTAAAGTATTTCAGCAAACTTTGTTCCAATTACCTCTTCGAAGAAGGTTGTCAACAAAATCAGAGTTTATGGAGAGTCTCAATGCTCTGGGTGAGAAATGTTGCATTTAATATGGAAACCATATTCTATTGTGGAGGGCAAAGTGTGTTAAACTGCTAAGCAATCTTGTGCCACTCAAGTGTTTTCTATCATGCTATACATCCCTTTTGCAACCTGTTCATGCTGTTAGACTTATCAGACATAAAGAAGAGAGAGATATTGGCTCAGAGCAGGAACATAATTTACTTTTGCACTGTGGGATCTTCGATGGCAAGTGCTGATAATACAGTTTTCagaaaacaggaggaaaaaagagCATGAAAAAGATCCTGTGTAGCGTGTACTAATGGGACAAACATCCAAATAGCTTTAACTGAAATTTTACAGTTTGGACTGTCTTCCAAAACAACTTTGGATTGACCTTGTTTAGCCACTGGTCCCTGTTTGACTTTATGGCTACTGGCTAGACGCTCTTTCTAAACTGCTTCTGAAGTTCGTTGCAGACAGAAAAGAGGCCTAAGATGGAACTCCACTTATATGTTGAAACAACTCATACAAACAGGGCGTGCATGTCAAGGAATCAAAATCCACATCCCCAGTGGCTTTCCAGTGGGATATTGCTAATGAGAATTGGTACACTGGAAGCAACCCAAGCTGGCATCTATGTTTTGGTACTAGCTATGTCCTTTGAAAATGTATGTATGCTTAGGTCAATGATTCTCAACCGgtgtacacagaggtcttccagggtgtACATAACTCACCTAGATCAGTCTCTCAACCTGGGGGTTAGAATGGTCGCAAGTGCAGGGCCTGCATTGCCCACGCCCCAgggggccctgtgaagctaagaTACATGCTTAACCCCCAGGCAGCGAAGCTTGGACTTCAGATAAGGCTTGCAAGTGAAACACTGGTTCAAGTATCACACtgtaatgtaaatacaatatgtATATTCCAGTCAACTTTATTATacgataaaaatgagaaagtcagcaatttttcagtcgcagtgtggctgtgacacttttgtagttttaggtctgattttgtaaccaagtagttaagtgaggtgaaacttgggggacacacaagacaaatcagactcttgaaaggggtacagtagtcggGAAAGGCTGAGAACCGCTGCACTAAGTTGTTGACAAAAGCATAAATACTACGAATGCAGAAATACTGAATTTTGTCTCTTTGTGGTTCCACCCGTAACTAATTCTAAAGTCAGGCCGCTTCTTGTGCCCAATATGTGCGTTTCAGTATTATCCCTTCAGCTCAGATATCCTCTATCAATGCCAGAGTAGCCAACAAATCAAAGCTTCGCTGAACAAATCTGATTAAAGCATGCAAATATCTATGAATTCAAAGCTAGAACTAAATACTTCCCTTTATCTAATCTAGCCATCCAGGGATACAAAATTAAAGGAACTGCAATTTCTTCATCTGTAATGAACATGACAGCGAAGTATGTAACAGAACTGTACATTCCATATGCCAGCAATCAAATAGTAGGGTGGAAGCACTGCATAATTATGCTAAATCTTGTTGTGATTGCAAGGTCACTTTTAGAAGTTCTGCCAAACAGCATTTCTGCCAAGAGGCAGTTCAGAACTGATGATGCAGAGAACATGGTTATTTTATAATCCCATTTATCACtcatacattttaaacattacaGGTCATGGCTGCAAACTGAATGGAAGGTCACAGTACATAATAGCTGCTCTGAATTAGCATTGAAATTGTTGCCTCCCagggtttgcttttttaaatacaatgaaaaaaatcCGTATTCCCAGCATGCATAGTTGTGAATTCAGTTGAACAGCTATTTCTGTCAGGTACTAATACTGCATGTTACACCGCTAAAGTAGCTAATAAAATAACCTAATTAGTACGTCCACTTCTGGAGAAATCCTAGTGGTTGCTATAGATATACTTTGGCTCGGTTCACTGTGTGGCTCTGATAAAAAACAGTCTGTAAAAGATTGAGAGATTTACCCAGACCGCCTACCTGTGCGAAGTGGATTGCCAAGTGTTTGCACTGGCTGATACCTGGCTGAATGGCTGTTTGTCAGATCTCTAAAGCTGAGCAAACACTAACTGTAGTATTTTAAGATTTTGTCTCTTTAGACTAGTTCTTGATTATCTTGCTCATCCTTCCCTAATTTGAGTGTATTTAAGTTAatgaagattatatatatatatatatatatatatatatatatatatatatatatataaaagcttCTCAGTGCAACTGTGAGGTAGGCACTGGTAAGTGTTCTGGCTCTCAAATGAAGAAAGCTGGAAGATGCTAAAAGCCAGATTTTTTTCAATAGAGCTCATGTCGGCACCAAAATGGAGTGGCCCAATTTTTCAGATATTTAGCAACAAGCAGTTGAGACTTTGCAGAACTATGtggaattcctcccccccccccccctccccccccccccatcacctttAGCCTTGAGGCCCAGCAAGGGCAATATCCAGTCTGGAACCAGGGATAATTTTTGTATACATCAAAATGGTATGACTAAAGTCCATTTATCTTGCAGCGCTGTAGAGCTAGAAATAGAAGCTTACCTGTGGAAAGAAGAGATTCCCTAATGGGGAACACAGCACTCCTGTCTGACCTGTGAAAGCCGGAGATACTGAAGCGTAAGCTTGGGATTTTTAGGTACAACGTAGATTTCATGGCTGTTTCTAAGCCCTGTAGAGTTAGTCTAAGGAGCCTGGCTTCACAGGTAAAAGGATATAAAAgtcctggtttaaaaaaaccttccATGTTTCAGTAGCAGAGACTATATAGAACATACGATGGTGTGGTATGTAGTAAATGCTTCCTGGCACTTACTTGGGATCGCCTACTTAATTCACAGGAGTAATAGTTCATTATCGTGCTGATCACATAGGGCAATCTGTGCAAAAAGAACTGAAACAGAAGAGACTCAGAAATGAGGTTCCAGATTCTCACTGTGCCACTTTTCCTATTTAATAGCCATCACAAAGAGGAAGACTCTTCAAAATGGTGGGTAGGTAATGACTCTGGTAGGGTTGTTTAACACAACCAGAGTCATTACCTACCCACCGTTCTCGAGCCAATGTCATGAAATCTCATGACCACAAGCAGGCAGCACCTCTGTCTTACATACACTCTGCAAGAttgcagct
This genomic window from Trachemys scripta elegans isolate TJP31775 chromosome 6, CAS_Tse_1.0, whole genome shotgun sequence contains:
- the LOC117879655 gene encoding transcription factor jun-D-like; amino-acid sequence: MSGGRSGRAAVKMEAPFYPEEGLELLPDFVPLPGFGSGPGAGVEAAGHKLLLGAGKKREMAAGAAASPSALPGSYTLRPPGGTRSGAALRLIPAAAPPGSAAGGGAGGRGGPEAALLAAGSPAELPLLKLPPAADLEQLLIQGSAGLGPASPCPAAAPPPAAGPFLYRQQVTQEQEGFADGFVKALADLHKQNQLLGAPLSPPGPPGLGGGRLPAPGAARALEEPQTVPEAPPPGEAGSSAPTPPSLSPLDAESQERLKAERKRLRNRIAASKCRRRKLERIARLEEKVKALKGQNAELAATASLLRAQVTQLQGRVRSHLSSGCHLSAAGPPAPPPEGPAEPAAPETSAAEAAGRSGADTARETGPGPRHRRCSETDSGAGRVSRPPVPQPRRALCRGGAAAAKERTSRFQSRLQTVRSRRGI